A genomic stretch from Alteribacter keqinensis includes:
- a CDS encoding acyltransferase, producing MRGRDKFKRFKPMINFLVTIYSIFPYQIRVKLFEHYRMVKGTKGLVLRYVLLKSIAKNCGDNISIHPNVYLLNPRNFSVGNNVSIHPMCYIESFGGIEIGNDVSIAHGVTIMSTGHHFASLDTTINNQGGFIDRIVIDDDVWIGAKATILAGNKISTGSVVGAGAVVSKEVQAYTVVGGVPAKVIKERK from the coding sequence ATGAGGGGAAGGGATAAATTTAAGAGATTTAAGCCCATGATTAATTTTCTAGTAACGATTTATTCAATATTCCCATATCAAATACGAGTTAAATTATTTGAACACTATCGTATGGTCAAGGGTACAAAGGGCTTGGTACTTAGATATGTTCTCTTAAAATCAATTGCTAAGAATTGTGGGGATAATATTTCAATTCATCCTAATGTGTATCTTTTAAATCCTCGAAATTTTTCAGTGGGTAATAATGTTAGTATTCATCCTATGTGTTATATTGAATCATTCGGTGGGATAGAGATAGGAAATGATGTATCAATAGCACATGGGGTTACAATAATGTCTACAGGACACCATTTTGCTAGTTTAGATACAACTATTAATAATCAAGGTGGTTTTATTGATAGGATTGTAATTGATGATGATGTATGGATTGGTGCAAAAGCCACAATATTGGCAGGTAATAAAATTAGTACAGGGAGTGTAGTAGGGGCTGGTGCTGTAGTAAGTAAAGAAGTTCAAGCATATACAGTTGTTGGTGGGGTCCCAGCTAAGGTAATTAAGGAGAGGAAATAA
- a CDS encoding glycosyltransferase, protein MKIIHFFGTMNRGGAELRTLEVIDRVGGSVENHFCVLSGKRGALDDKIIENGGKIHYLKFNLLFLFKLYNLLKNERPNVVHSHVFYTSGLILLVAKFNGVKGRISHFRSSSNGRDINIFNNIKYGFLKMLTLYAATDVIGVSETTMKAAIGERWKENSKCQVIYNGIKNNGKFKKNIQVNSTTNLVNVGRLISSKNQMFLVDLLKTMDTGRFNLKLVGNCKTEYAEGIAKSLKELEINNINLIGEKENVHDFLRESQIFLFPTEREGLPGALLEALYHGLPCIVSDIDIHLELKEYFPKQLTILPLELSLWKDELLKVDHSLRNGLYECDDISKAPFDLDRSVLKFKDLWSKY, encoded by the coding sequence ATGAAAATCATACATTTTTTTGGTACCATGAATAGAGGTGGGGCTGAACTACGGACCTTAGAGGTTATAGATAGAGTAGGTGGTTCCGTTGAAAACCATTTCTGTGTATTATCCGGCAAAAGAGGAGCTTTAGATGATAAGATAATAGAAAATGGAGGGAAAATACACTATCTAAAGTTTAACTTGCTTTTTCTATTTAAATTATATAATTTATTGAAAAATGAACGCCCAAATGTCGTACACTCTCATGTATTTTATACCTCGGGACTAATTTTATTAGTTGCAAAATTCAACGGGGTAAAAGGGCGGATTTCACATTTTAGATCCTCGTCTAACGGTAGAGATATAAATATTTTTAATAATATAAAATATGGATTTTTAAAGATGTTAACTTTATATGCAGCGACCGACGTTATAGGAGTAAGTGAAACTACAATGAAGGCAGCAATAGGGGAAAGGTGGAAGGAAAACAGTAAGTGCCAAGTAATTTATAATGGTATAAAAAATAACGGTAAATTTAAAAAAAATATTCAAGTAAACAGTACAACTAATTTAGTTAATGTAGGACGTTTAATTAGTAGTAAAAACCAAATGTTTCTTGTTGATTTATTAAAGACAATGGATACTGGCAGATTTAACTTGAAATTGGTTGGAAATTGTAAAACTGAGTACGCAGAGGGAATAGCAAAAAGTTTAAAAGAGCTTGAAATAAATAATATAAATTTAATTGGTGAAAAAGAAAATGTACATGATTTTTTACGCGAAAGTCAAATTTTCCTATTTCCAACGGAAAGAGAAGGATTACCCGGAGCTTTATTAGAAGCCTTATATCATGGTCTACCATGTATAGTCTCAGATATTGATATACACCTAGAATTGAAAGAGTATTTTCCAAAACAATTGACTATACTACCTTTAGAACTATCACTGTGGAAAGATGAACTTTTAAAAGTAGATCACAGTCTTAGAAACGGCCTATACGAATGTGATGACATATCAAAAGCACCCTTTGATTTAGATAGGTCTGTTTTAAAATTTAAAGACCTCTGGAGCAAATATTAA
- a CDS encoding Abi family protein produces the protein MLHRTLGQQRKNKNDSIKSYLEQHGYMPMWILMNVITFGNVSHLFTLQKESVQLEIIESLGLKSQPSIQKDLSIINTSRILQILSIYRNICAHNERFYLTKIKVPLDDIYMNFGKKLPNDVDVTLRRRLNSSQKKKRLNSRQGIYALIFIISLFMDSKELNIFIKEIKNEFDKLSQELNTIPISEIERSMGMNFDWYEMIRS, from the coding sequence GTGCTTCATAGAACGTTAGGCCAGCAACGTAAAAATAAAAACGACTCCATTAAATCTTATCTTGAACAACACGGCTACATGCCGATGTGGATTTTAATGAATGTAATAACATTTGGGAATGTGAGTCATCTTTTCACACTTCAAAAGGAGTCTGTTCAATTAGAGATAATAGAGTCTTTGGGCTTAAAATCTCAGCCTTCAATTCAAAAAGATTTATCAATTATTAATACATCTAGAATTTTACAAATATTAAGTATTTATCGAAATATATGTGCACATAACGAGCGATTTTATTTAACAAAGATAAAAGTACCTTTAGATGACATTTATATGAACTTTGGAAAGAAATTACCTAACGATGTTGATGTGACTCTTCGTCGAAGGTTAAACTCTTCTCAAAAAAAGAAGAGACTAAATTCACGCCAAGGTATTTACGCGTTAATTTTTATTATATCGTTATTCATGGATAGCAAAGAATTAAATATTTTTATAAAAGAAATTAAAAATGAGTTTGATAAGCTAAGTCAAGAATTAAACACAATCCCCATAAGTGAAATTGAAAGATCCATGGGTATGAATTTTGACTGGTATGAAATGATTAGAAGCTAA
- a CDS encoding carbon storage regulator, translating to MGLVIGRKPGESIIIGDCIKVKVIMDDSDELRLRIEAPREVEILREELHPSYTDFNIQLTEKQKKELIEKGVKFST from the coding sequence ATGGGACTTGTTATTGGCCGGAAGCCGGGTGAATCAATCATCATTGGTGATTGCATTAAAGTCAAAGTAATCATGGACGATTCAGATGAGCTGAGATTGCGGATTGAGGCTCCAAGAGAAGTTGAGATTTTAAGAGAAGAGCTTCATCCGTCATATACAGATTTTAATATTCAGCTGACGGAAAAGCAGAAAAAAGAACTTATTGAAAAAGGTGTTAAGTTCTCTACTTAA
- a CDS encoding flagellin, with product MIINNNISALNTHRQMGINQAANQSSMEKLSSGLRINRAGDDAAGLAISEKMRAQINGLDQASRNAQDGISLIQTAEGALDETHSILQRMRELAVQAANDTNVDVDRNEIQKEMNQLTSEINRIGNTTEFNTQNLLDGGTGKISVGDPSPGTDSDASSISFTVDENFAVGQTIEINGERFTAIEAGGTSGTNTFEIGEDADETAGNLRAAIGDHDDYTGGGSGNTITVTTATNTDEEVSVSLGEKPGFSANFQIGANQGQSMTIEVADMRAGALGISGVAGDDANGVGSKAAGAVYAAGTDVTDGTTNTGSEAALDVTTHENASAAVEVLNQAIESVSAQRSELGAFQNRLEHTISNLNNASENLSAAESRIRDVDMAAEMMEMTRTNILSQASQSMLAQANQQPQSVLQLLG from the coding sequence ATGATCATCAACAACAACATTTCAGCGTTGAACACCCACCGTCAGATGGGAATCAACCAGGCAGCAAACCAGAGTTCAATGGAGAAGCTTTCTTCAGGTCTTCGTATCAACCGTGCTGGAGACGACGCCGCAGGTCTTGCGATTTCCGAGAAGATGCGCGCACAGATTAACGGGTTGGACCAGGCGAGCCGTAACGCACAGGACGGAATCTCACTAATCCAAACGGCTGAGGGTGCCCTTGACGAAACGCACTCGATTCTTCAGCGTATGCGCGAACTTGCGGTACAGGCAGCGAACGACACAAACGTTGACGTGGACCGTAACGAGATCCAAAAAGAAATGAACCAGCTTACTTCTGAGATCAACCGTATTGGTAACACGACGGAATTTAACACGCAAAACCTTCTTGATGGAGGAACTGGTAAGATTAGTGTCGGTGATCCATCGCCAGGAACAGATTCTGATGCAAGTTCTATTTCATTTACTGTTGATGAGAATTTTGCGGTAGGTCAAACAATTGAGATTAATGGAGAAAGGTTTACTGCAATTGAAGCTGGTGGAACATCAGGAACTAATACTTTTGAAATTGGTGAAGATGCTGACGAAACTGCCGGGAACTTGAGAGCTGCGATTGGCGATCACGATGATTATACTGGTGGAGGCAGTGGAAATACCATTACAGTTACTACAGCGACAAATACAGATGAAGAAGTTTCTGTATCATTAGGTGAGAAGCCAGGGTTCTCTGCAAACTTCCAGATCGGAGCAAACCAGGGGCAGTCAATGACAATTGAGGTAGCTGATATGAGAGCAGGAGCTCTCGGAATCAGTGGTGTGGCTGGAGATGATGCTAACGGTGTCGGAAGCAAAGCAGCGGGTGCTGTTTACGCAGCGGGTACAGATGTTACTGACGGCACAACAAACACTGGATCAGAAGCAGCTCTTGATGTAACCACTCACGAAAATGCTTCTGCAGCTGTTGAAGTATTAAATCAGGCGATTGAAAGCGTATCTGCACAGCGTTCTGAGCTTGGTGCGTTCCAAAACCGACTTGAGCACACGATCTCAAACTTAAACAATGCCTCTGAGAACCTTTCGGCTGCGGAGTCTCGTATCCGTGATGTAGATATGGCCGCTGAGATGATGGAGATGACGCGTACAAACATCCTTTCTCAGGCTTCTCAGTCTATGCTTGCACAAGCAAACCAACAGCCACAATCCGTTCTTCAACTTTTAGGTTAA
- a CDS encoding flagellin gives MIINNNISALNTHRQMGINQQANQSSMEKLSSGLRINRAGDDAAGLAISEKMRAQINGLDQASRNGQDGISLIQTAEGALDESHSILQRMRELAVQAANDTNVDVDRNEIQKEMNQLTSEINRIGNTTEFNTQSLLNGGGDVSGQVSITENTASVEAVSEVAGVYSFELDAVPSNGDTLEIGGETFTFGNEDGEVTIGSLNETAENLRQAINGSSLASRFESATGADAEIILTESSGQATGTDIAVNGDSVSAFTVDVESVEGISEQAGVFELTIENAFADGEAIEIAGTTYTYQSDGSGDFDGADVNSQATALASLLQSESQFVTASASSGIITITEASGEAGGETLTGGVTGVGGSEFSANFQIGANQGQSMTIEIADMRASALGISGVSDAAANGVGGKDAGAVFTDAHDVSNGTDNAKSESALDVSTHENASAAVEVLNQAIESVSAQRSELGAFQNRLEHTISNLNNASENLSAAESRIRDVDMAAEMMEMTRTNILSQASQSMLAQANQQPQSVLQLLG, from the coding sequence ATGATCATCAACAACAACATTTCAGCGTTGAACACCCACCGTCAGATGGGAATCAACCAACAGGCTAACCAAAGTTCCATGGAGAAGCTTTCTTCTGGACTTCGTATCAACCGTGCGGGAGACGACGCAGCGGGTCTTGCGATTTCCGAGAAGATGCGAGCACAGATCAATGGTTTGGACCAGGCAAGCCGTAACGGCCAGGACGGCATCTCACTAATTCAGACGGCTGAAGGTGCGCTTGATGAATCACACTCGATCCTGCAGCGTATGCGCGAACTTGCTGTACAGGCAGCGAACGATACAAACGTTGACGTAGACCGTAACGAGATCCAAAAGGAAATGAACCAGCTGACTTCTGAAATCAACCGTATCGGTAACACGACGGAGTTTAACACGCAAAGCTTGTTAAACGGCGGTGGGGATGTATCCGGTCAAGTCAGTATCACTGAAAATACAGCGAGTGTTGAAGCTGTATCCGAAGTGGCAGGGGTATATTCTTTCGAGCTTGATGCAGTACCATCCAATGGTGATACATTAGAGATTGGCGGAGAGACGTTTACTTTTGGAAACGAAGATGGAGAAGTTACAATTGGTTCGTTGAATGAGACTGCCGAAAACCTTCGGCAAGCAATTAACGGAAGTTCATTAGCAAGCAGGTTCGAATCTGCCACTGGGGCTGATGCTGAAATCATCCTGACAGAGTCTTCAGGTCAAGCTACAGGAACTGATATCGCTGTTAATGGAGACTCTGTATCAGCCTTCACTGTTGATGTGGAAAGTGTTGAAGGAATTAGTGAACAGGCAGGGGTATTTGAATTAACAATTGAAAATGCTTTTGCAGACGGTGAAGCCATTGAAATTGCAGGAACCACATATACTTATCAATCTGACGGTTCAGGAGATTTTGATGGAGCTGATGTTAACTCTCAAGCTACAGCTTTAGCTAGCCTTCTTCAAAGCGAATCACAATTTGTTACTGCTAGTGCTTCATCAGGGATAATAACTATTACTGAAGCTAGTGGTGAAGCTGGTGGTGAGACGCTTACGGGAGGTGTAACAGGGGTTGGAGGAAGTGAATTCTCTGCCAACTTCCAAATCGGTGCAAACCAGGGCCAATCGATGACAATTGAAATTGCTGATATGAGAGCAAGCGCTCTTGGAATCAGCGGAGTTTCTGATGCTGCTGCCAATGGTGTAGGCGGTAAAGATGCGGGTGCTGTATTCACAGATGCCCATGATGTAAGTAACGGAACTGACAACGCAAAGTCCGAATCTGCCCTTGATGTTTCTACACACGAAAATGCTTCTGCAGCCGTTGAAGTATTGAATCAGGCGATTGAAAGCGTATCTGCCCAGCGTTCTGAGCTTGGTGCGTTCCAAAACCGACTTGAGCACACCATATCAAACTTAAACAACGCTTCTGAGAACCTGTCAGCTGCGGAATCCCGTATCCGTGATGTAGATATGGCTGCTGAGATGATGGAAATGACACGTACAAACATCCTTTCCCAGGCGTCTCAGTCTATGCTTGCACAAGCAAACCAACAGCCACAATCCGTTCTGCAACTTCTAGGTTAA
- a CDS encoding glycosyltransferase, translated as MKLVFVHDHKFLKYEDQYYSTGGLSGEALKRYVDAAGNVTIVARCIEINETSKHLSHSSIEGTRFVPVPNHKSVKSYYKISLVKTILKKEILESDLVIARISSLGNMAIRFAKKYNKPYLVEVVGCPWDSLWNYNWRGKVVAPFSYLNLRKLIKEAPYVLYVTNNFLQSRYPTNGYSVNCSNVSLTDFDEKIINKRLEKINNMNSSKKLIIGTTAAVDVKYKGQQSVIKALSKLKKQGITNYEYQIVGGGNQSYLKSVARKYEVLEQVKFLGTIPHKEIFSWLDTIDIYAQPSKTEGLPRALIEAMSRGILAIGTNAGGIPELLDEKYIFSKSTNNDEEICKILREVKKSDLYSQAKQNYETSKEYDKKLIESRRQSFFKNFIEHNS; from the coding sequence ATGAAACTCGTGTTTGTTCATGACCATAAATTTCTCAAATATGAAGATCAATATTATAGTACCGGTGGATTATCTGGTGAAGCTTTAAAACGTTATGTAGATGCTGCTGGAAATGTTACTATTGTTGCAAGATGTATTGAAATCAATGAAACTAGTAAACACTTATCCCATTCTAGTATAGAAGGTACAAGATTTGTGCCAGTTCCCAACCACAAATCTGTTAAGTCGTATTATAAAATAAGTTTAGTTAAAACTATTTTAAAAAAAGAAATATTGGAATCTGATTTAGTAATAGCAAGAATAAGCTCACTAGGTAATATGGCTATTAGATTTGCAAAAAAATATAATAAACCGTATTTGGTTGAGGTTGTAGGTTGCCCCTGGGACTCTTTATGGAATTATAACTGGAGAGGGAAAGTTGTTGCGCCGTTTAGTTATTTAAATTTAAGGAAATTAATAAAAGAAGCACCATATGTGTTGTATGTAACTAATAATTTTTTACAGAGTCGTTACCCTACAAACGGATACAGTGTAAATTGTTCAAATGTTTCACTTACTGACTTTGACGAAAAGATTATAAATAAACGACTAGAAAAAATAAACAATATGAATAGTTCTAAGAAATTAATTATCGGAACTACTGCTGCAGTAGATGTTAAATATAAAGGCCAACAGTCTGTGATTAAAGCCTTAAGCAAATTAAAGAAGCAAGGAATAACTAACTATGAATATCAAATTGTCGGTGGTGGGAATCAATCGTATTTAAAATCAGTTGCTAGGAAATATGAGGTATTGGAGCAAGTAAAGTTTTTAGGAACTATACCGCATAAAGAAATTTTTAGTTGGCTTGACACCATCGATATTTATGCTCAACCAAGCAAGACGGAAGGGTTACCACGTGCTTTAATAGAAGCAATGAGTAGGGGGATCCTTGCTATAGGTACTAATGCCGGAGGTATTCCAGAGTTGTTAGACGAAAAATATATTTTTAGTAAATCAACAAATAACGATGAGGAAATATGTAAAATACTAAGGGAAGTAAAGAAAAGTGATCTATATTCCCAAGCAAAACAAAATTATGAAACTTCTAAAGAATATGATAAGAAATTAATAGAATCACGACGACAATCATTCTTTAAAAATTTTATTGAACATAATAGTTAA
- a CDS encoding response regulator transcription factor yields MTTLLIVDDEWLIREGLLKTIPWSEWGINVLGAASNGKEAASLIALHEPDILLTDIRMPGMDGLALMEHCSERYPDMKSIILTGHNEFEYAQKALKLGARDLLLKPTDENELQSTMEKILGELETDRSEKKDIISLLAREVVSHPTAENIARLNDYFSPSPPFGFVIVDLKESCEEVTDHYTDFAHLNISADPTKLELLIYNITDSRSWPQHIESLLSTLKPQTAGVSSVSSLITDWSRLYEEAKWAIEQTDLANESGYTLYQSTQFTVDITKAVHYIDANINLQLNQAELADFFHISTSQFSKLFKQLTGKNFVDYITDKRLTEAKRLLRETSLKTYEIAEKVGYTDSRYFSQTFKKKCGVTPKEYRKQED; encoded by the coding sequence ATGACAACACTATTAATTGTTGATGACGAATGGCTTATACGCGAGGGCTTATTAAAAACAATCCCCTGGTCAGAATGGGGGATCAATGTACTCGGAGCAGCTTCAAATGGAAAGGAAGCGGCTTCTCTTATCGCACTTCACGAACCCGATATCCTGTTAACGGACATACGTATGCCCGGGATGGACGGACTGGCGTTAATGGAGCACTGTTCAGAGAGATATCCCGACATGAAAAGCATCATCCTGACAGGTCACAATGAATTTGAATATGCCCAAAAAGCATTGAAGCTGGGAGCCAGGGATCTGCTGTTGAAGCCGACGGACGAAAATGAGCTTCAATCAACGATGGAGAAAATACTCGGAGAGCTTGAAACAGACCGCAGTGAAAAGAAAGACATTATATCCCTCCTCGCAAGGGAAGTTGTGTCTCACCCTACAGCGGAAAACATCGCTCGTCTGAATGATTATTTCTCTCCCTCTCCTCCATTCGGTTTCGTTATTGTGGACCTGAAGGAATCCTGTGAGGAAGTTACCGATCACTATACTGACTTTGCCCATCTCAATATAAGTGCAGACCCCACTAAACTGGAACTTCTTATCTATAACATTACTGACAGCAGAAGCTGGCCACAGCATATCGAATCGCTGTTATCGACCCTTAAGCCACAAACGGCAGGAGTAAGCTCAGTCTCCTCTTTAATAACTGACTGGTCCCGTCTGTATGAGGAAGCCAAATGGGCAATCGAACAAACGGACCTGGCCAATGAATCCGGATATACGCTGTACCAAAGTACACAGTTTACGGTAGATATTACAAAAGCCGTGCACTACATAGACGCCAACATTAACCTGCAATTAAACCAGGCCGAGCTTGCGGATTTTTTTCACATCAGCACCAGCCAGTTCAGCAAGCTGTTTAAACAGCTCACCGGCAAAAACTTCGTAGACTACATCACAGATAAGCGGCTCACAGAAGCTAAGCGCCTCCTCCGGGAAACATCCCTGAAAACCTACGAGATTGCAGAAAAGGTAGGCTATACAGATTCCCGGTACTTCAGTCAGACTTTTAAAAAGAAGTGCGGGGTGACACCGAAGGAATACCGGAAACAAGAGGATTAA
- a CDS encoding oligosaccharide flippase family protein, which translates to MLKRNFSWALIGNVTLALSQFIILIIFTKLGGPIAVGQYTLALAICAPIFLFLSFKLRAAISTDKKNEFDYNEYSLIRRLGNIVGVILVIIILIMSNYSFEVATMIFLMSILKVFESQSEIIFGALQKKERMKLISISYILRGTLSVPVVFVTYLFLNDLVISIIGLIIVRILILYTYDKKNLKDLGINQQNRLIFNKKILSLLLLVLPLGISVTIGSLKTNVPRYFIEGYLGQYELGIFASISYLLVAFGTMISSLSQAVLPRLSQYYGENDNEKFKSLLSKLISFGFLVGLFAIILVFFFGEIFLTLVYSREYAAYNHILLLITCGAIFQYATVFLGTSITAMRKFKKELPVHSSALIAITIASYALIPKFGLEGAAIALVIGFIVSTIGYIITYLNLIRN; encoded by the coding sequence TTGTTAAAAAGAAATTTTTCATGGGCTTTAATTGGTAATGTAACTTTAGCATTGTCACAGTTTATAATTCTCATAATTTTCACTAAGTTAGGTGGACCTATAGCTGTGGGGCAATATACGTTAGCATTAGCTATATGTGCACCTATTTTCCTTTTTTTAAGCTTTAAATTACGTGCAGCAATATCTACTGATAAGAAAAACGAATTTGATTACAATGAATATAGTTTAATAAGAAGATTAGGGAATATAGTTGGTGTTATACTAGTAATTATAATATTAATTATGTCAAATTACTCATTTGAAGTAGCAACAATGATTTTTTTAATGTCTATCTTAAAAGTTTTTGAATCTCAAAGTGAAATAATATTTGGCGCCCTACAAAAAAAAGAACGTATGAAACTTATTTCAATTTCATACATTTTGAGAGGAACCTTGAGTGTACCGGTTGTTTTTGTTACTTATTTATTTTTAAATGACCTAGTTATTAGTATAATTGGTTTAATAATAGTTAGGATTCTAATTCTGTACACATATGATAAGAAAAATTTGAAAGATTTAGGAATAAATCAACAGAACCGATTAATATTTAACAAAAAAATATTATCTTTATTATTACTAGTTTTACCTTTAGGGATATCAGTTACTATTGGTTCACTAAAAACAAATGTACCTCGATATTTTATTGAGGGATACTTAGGACAATATGAATTAGGTATTTTCGCGAGCATCTCTTATTTACTTGTTGCTTTTGGAACAATGATTTCTTCATTAAGTCAGGCTGTACTACCTAGATTATCTCAATATTATGGTGAGAATGACAATGAAAAGTTTAAATCTTTGTTATCTAAATTAATCTCATTTGGCTTTTTGGTTGGTTTATTCGCAATAATACTTGTTTTCTTTTTTGGTGAGATATTTTTAACCTTAGTTTATAGTAGAGAGTATGCAGCCTATAATCATATACTACTTTTAATTACATGTGGTGCAATATTTCAATATGCTACGGTTTTTTTGGGTACATCTATAACTGCGATGAGGAAGTTTAAAAAAGAACTACCAGTTCACTCAAGTGCATTAATAGCAATTACTATAGCATCTTATGCTTTAATACCGAAATTTGGGTTGGAAGGTGCGGCTATTGCGTTAGTTATTGGATTCATAGTGTCTACTATTGGTTATATAATAACTTATCTTAATCTAATAAGAAATTAA
- a CDS encoding transposase has translation MMWRGSSGQEIFHDDDDRTQFLEFVKRYKRRFNMKVYAWCLMNNHVHFLIKRRQ, from the coding sequence ATGATGTGGAGAGGATCTAGCGGGCAAGAGATCTTTCATGACGACGATGACCGTACTCAGTTCCTTGAATTCGTTAAAAGATATAAACGGCGTTTTAATATGAAGGTATACGCCTGGTGTTTGATGAATAATCATGTCCATTTCCTCATAAAAAGAAGGCAATGA
- a CDS encoding SDR family oxidoreductase encodes MGYEDIIFPKGSKFLVTGSAGFIGSNLVEAILNLGYEVRGLDDFSNGKKENVDEFKDNPNYEFIEGTILDPDTCDAACKDIDFILHQAAWGSVPRSIEMPLIYEEINIKGTLNMMESARKNGVKKFVYASSSSVYGDEPNLPKKEGIEGNVLSPYALTKKVNEEYGRLYSKLYGLDTYGLRYFNVFGRRQNPDGAYAAVIPKFIKLLLNDEKPTINGDGRQSRDFTYIENVIEANLKACNASSEAAGQAYNIAFGGREFLIDIYEELGKALGTDIEPNFGPERKGDIKHSNADISKAKEMLGYEPEWSFELGIKEAIDWYKENLKI; translated from the coding sequence ATGGGATATGAAGATATTATTTTTCCAAAAGGTTCAAAGTTTTTAGTTACTGGTTCGGCAGGTTTTATTGGATCTAACTTAGTTGAAGCAATATTAAATTTAGGTTATGAAGTTAGAGGCCTCGACGACTTTTCTAATGGTAAAAAAGAGAATGTTGATGAATTTAAAGATAATCCTAACTATGAGTTTATTGAAGGTACTATCTTAGATCCAGATACTTGCGATGCAGCCTGTAAGGATATAGATTTCATTTTACATCAGGCAGCTTGGGGAAGTGTTCCTCGTAGTATTGAGATGCCTTTAATATATGAGGAAATTAATATTAAAGGTACGTTAAACATGATGGAATCAGCAAGAAAAAATGGGGTAAAGAAGTTTGTTTATGCATCTAGTTCTTCGGTCTATGGTGATGAGCCCAATTTACCTAAAAAAGAAGGAATTGAAGGAAATGTTTTGTCTCCTTATGCTCTAACCAAAAAAGTAAATGAAGAATATGGGAGGTTGTATTCAAAACTTTATGGTTTAGACACATATGGCTTGCGGTATTTTAATGTATTTGGTAGAAGACAAAATCCTGATGGAGCATATGCTGCGGTAATCCCAAAATTTATTAAACTATTGTTAAATGACGAAAAGCCAACTATTAATGGTGATGGTAGACAAAGTAGGGACTTTACTTATATTGAAAATGTAATTGAGGCTAATTTAAAGGCTTGTAATGCATCTAGTGAAGCAGCTGGACAGGCTTATAATATAGCATTTGGTGGTAGAGAATTTTTGATTGATATATATGAAGAGTTAGGTAAAGCATTAGGAACAGACATTGAGCCAAATTTTGGACCTGAACGTAAAGGTGACATAAAGCATAGTAATGCTGATATTTCAAAAGCAAAGGAAATGTTGGGATACGAACCAGAGTGGAGTTTTGAATTAGGTATTAAAGAAGCAATTGATTGGTATAAGGAAAATTTAAAAATATGA